The Spirochaetia bacterium 38H-sp genome includes the window CTCCCTCATCATTGGGGAGGATTACACCTAGAGACATGGTCTTCTTTTGCACAAGAGATCTGGCCGCAGCATTGGGGTAGTAGTTGAGCTTTGCCATTGCATAAAAGATTCTATCCTTAGTCTCCTGCTTGAGAGGGGCAGAATCATAGATGGCCCTGGATACCGTAGAAGGTGAAACCCCAGCCATCTTTGCAACGTCCTTTATCGTGACCTTTCTCTTGTTCATAATATCATCCGATTTTTATAACCATATCCTCTGAGCAGTTTACGGCATACTCATGAGTTTCCCAAGTATTATCCATGTTTGGCAACAAAATTACAAGTCTCTTATAGGATGTTTTTCTATCTATAGAAACTATAAGTTGATTATTTTTTCTAGTATATCTGTGTATGAGTGTTTCCTGTTCCCTGCTTATACCATCATCTTCTATAAAAATACCAGAGTTTTCTCCTTCTGCAATGGGCCAAACTTCCAAATACAGTGTTTCTCTGTCAATTTGACCTGTATGCTGGATATCGTAAGGATAGACGGGTATAACAGCCCCCTCTTTTACGTATATGGGAACAGTATCAAGAGGAGTGTCTGTTATCACGTGCTGCCTTCCATTGTATTTTACAAAACTATTTCTGTCGTACCAGATACCCTCTGGAACATAAACCAGCCTCTTTTTCTGTCCTTTCTCAAGACAGGGTGCAACCATGATAGAATCACCCCATAAAAATTGATCGCGAATAAAGGCATACTCTGCTCTGTCTTCCCAAAAAATAGGACGAAATACAGGGGTGCCTTTTTGTGTCATAAGATAAAACTGAGAATAGAGATACGGCAGCATCCTGTAACGAAAAGAGACAGCCTTTCTTATCAGAGCAGTTATATCATCTCCAAAAAGATAAGGTTCCTGAGGTTTTGACTCATTTTCATTATGCCCCCTAAAGAAAGGATAAAAAGAACCCAGCTGATACCAACGCACCATAAGCTCAGGATTGGTATTTTCACCAAAGCCGCCTACATCAGCACCAATAAATCCCACACCAGAAAGGCTCATATTGATAAGCTGAGGAACAGACATTGCAAGATGTTCCCAAGTAGAACGATTATCACCTGTCCACACTGCAGCATAACGCTGTATACCTGCAAAACCAGAACGCGTTAGAAGAAAAGGTCTTCTATCAGGAAGCATTTTATCAAAAGCAGCTCTGGTCGCCATGGCTTCATACATTGCATAAAGATTATGCATCCTGTCTTGCCCCGACCATCTGCCATCGTCATACATCCTGACTTCTTCCGGTATTGTGTTATCTTCTTTTATAGTTTCTCTAAGAAGTGCAGGCTCGTTCATATCATTCCATATGCCTTCTGCTCCTGCAGAGAAATATACCTCATGCAAATCTGCCCACCAA containing:
- a CDS encoding glycoside hydrolase family 31 protein, giving the protein MNNYKAGKIKSYKQENNTVIAIYEGLILTVEAIDKAVFRVRAGRELPLKEYRSLSVIYDSKALTASAEKTDNGLVVSYEDYSIVLRDNAAIDFYHGKKVLSHGDCINITGDTLYDYRTLGKKEEILGLGEQVSPLSRRGYIIENWNNDAAFPHTEATRPMYCSIPFFMSVNISDNIFWGYFLDSPYKSIFDIGNTDWDKLIVSLYRDDLTVYFIGGDTPDEIIERYTALTGRYSMPPLWALGYHQCKYSYMSETEAKEVATRLREEKIPCDGFWYDIDYMDAYRVFTFDKNRYPNPKKHLKEMKELGFHPVFIVDPGIKSDSPGVYDVCDQGKANDFFMKYPDGRLFEGRVWPGQVHFPDFSRRDVRDWWADLHEVYFSAGAEGIWNDMNEPALLRETIKEDNTIPEEVRMYDDGRWSGQDRMHNLYAMYEAMATRAAFDKMLPDRRPFLLTRSGFAGIQRYAAVWTGDNRSTWEHLAMSVPQLINMSLSGVGFIGADVGGFGENTNPELMVRWYQLGSFYPFFRGHNENESKPQEPYLFGDDITALIRKAVSFRYRMLPYLYSQFYLMTQKGTPVFRPIFWEDRAEYAFIRDQFLWGDSIMVAPCLEKGQKKRLVYVPEGIWYDRNSFVKYNGRQHVITDTPLDTVPIYVKEGAVIPVYPYDIQHTGQIDRETLYLEVWPIAEGENSGIFIEDDGISREQETLIHRYTRKNNQLIVSIDRKTSYKRLVILLPNMDNTWETHEYAVNCSEDMVIKIG